GCACCTGTGCGTCACACTTGTGCAGCCCTTGCGCGATGAGCTTGGTGTACCCATCATTGTCACCAGCGGTTATCGCCCTGAGTGGCTGAATGAGTATATCGGGGGTAGCCCAACCAGCGACCATATTAAAGGGCTTGCTGGTGATCTTATTGTGCCGGGTCTCCCTCCATTGCAGGTGGCGCAGACTATTGTGCGTCTCAACCTACCTTTTAAGCAGGTAATCCATGAGTACGGTTCATGGGTACACGCCTCTGTTCCGTGCATTGGTGATGCCCCATTACGGCAACAGCTGACTATAACTCGTGGGTGCAACCGGCAACTCGTCCGCGCTGGCCTCCTTCCCGTTACTTAAGAGAGGAATCTTATGTCTCGTTTTCTTGATTTTTTCCGAGCAAACCATTTTGAATTACTGATTGTTGTTGTGGCATTCGCGCTGTGCGTTGTTCTTAGCTGGATTGCTAAAGTGGAGTTTGCGTGGTCGTGGTGGTGCTATCCGTTTGTCGCTGTTTATGCCGTTACGTTGGCAGCGTTAGTGTTTCTTTGTGCTCTGGGGAAGAAAGAAGTCTTGAAGAACCTGAAATCCATGTGGTGCTATTTCCCGTGGCGCACGGTAATAGTTGCCTGCCTTATTGCGGCGGGATGCTATTGGTGCATGGTGGTATGGTTTGGGCTTGGGGCTGCTGAGGCGGCAACCTTAATCACTGCTGGCGTGGTTTGGTTCTTCACCTTTTGGCAGGCTCTCTGTCTCATTATACGGGTGCAGTAGGCATGGTTGTGCTTTCTATCATTTCCGGTCTCTGTGCTATCGCCCCGACCATTGCCAAATGGATCGGCGGTGACCACGCAGAGAAAGTCACAAAAGATGTTATGGGGATGGCGAAGTCCGTTACCGGGACTGATTCTGAGGAGGCCGCTTTGGCGGCCTTACAACAGAATCCAGAAATGGCGCTGGCTTTTGAAAAAGCATGGCAGAGTTATGAGCTCGGTTTGGAAAAAGAGTTAACCAAACGTCATCAGGCGGATATGCAGTCTGATTCGTGGCTCTCAAAGAACGTTAGGCCATTGGTATTGCTGAGCGTAACCGTGGCGGTTTTTGTCGCGACGTTTGTGTCAGAAGCTTATCTTCCCGCTGATAAGTATAAATTCTTAACAGAGCTGTGCAGGTGGACATTTGGCTACTACTTCATCAGCCGTTCCGCACTGGATAAGAAGGGCGTGCAACTGCCTAACCCGCTTAGCCTTTTAGGGAGGAAGTAGTGGAGCACTGGGACACTATCTTGCGTTTGATCCCGTTGGCGCTATGTATCGTGCAGGGCTTGTTTGGATGGGGGCTTTGGTCGCTCTCAAAGCGATTTGTGAGCACTGACGATTGCGAAAAGTGCCGCAAGAAGCTGGGGGAAGATGTGGCCGCCATGAAGAGCCGCCAGACAGCCATAGAATCATCTATCAGAGAGCTGCCAAGTAAAACAGAATTGCATGAACTCGCCCTGACAATGAAAGACTTGCAGGGTGAGCTTAAAGCAATGCAGGCATCTGTTGAGACTCTGAAAACAATGACTGATCGTCAGGAAGAATATTTGCTTAACGGAGCCGCCAAATGAGCTACGCCGATTTTGTAACTGAACATTTGAGAATTACAATCCTCCGTTTACTTGATGAGTCCCCAAGCATGAAATCAAATGAAAGCGTGTTGGCAGATGCCGTGAACGAATTTGGCTTTGCACCTAGTCGGGATAAGGTTCGAACTGAGTTGTACTGGCTAAAAGAGCAGGGCTTGGTGGAACTTTCCGGCGAAAGCTGCCTTGTGGCTGGCCTAACTGCCCGTGGTGAAGATGTCGCCAAGTGCCGCGTAACTGTTCCGGGCGTAAAGCGTCCAACTTTACGATAGGTGAAATTATGAAACGCAAGGGCAGAGAACACGCACCGGAAACCGTTTGGAAAGCGCAGGAACTTTACTGTGTAGCGCGGCTTACGTTCCGTGACGTTGCTAATCAGGCGGGCGTTGCAGAATCTACGGTGAAGCGTTGGGCGGATAAACACGGATGGCGTGAAAAGCGTGAGCGCATCGCGCGGGCTGAATGTGACATTCGCGCTGATCTGGTGCTTGCACGGTCGGAGATGATCAAATCCTTGA
This sequence is a window from Halodesulfovibrio aestuarii DSM 17919 = ATCC 29578. Protein-coding genes within it:
- a CDS encoding D-Ala-D-Ala carboxypeptidase family metallohydrolase, which produces MQRFLLSPNFYLDEFCRSQTAERMGRPIIVEPGAEIQENLQHLCVTLVQPLRDELGVPIIVTSGYRPEWLNEYIGGSPTSDHIKGLAGDLIVPGLPPLQVAQTIVRLNLPFKQVIHEYGSWVHASVPCIGDAPLRQQLTITRGCNRQLVRAGLLPVT
- a CDS encoding DUF2730 family protein, whose translation is MEHWDTILRLIPLALCIVQGLFGWGLWSLSKRFVSTDDCEKCRKKLGEDVAAMKSRQTAIESSIRELPSKTELHELALTMKDLQGELKAMQASVETLKTMTDRQEEYLLNGAAK